The proteins below are encoded in one region of Shewanella putrefaciens:
- a CDS encoding glycoside hydrolase family 13 protein — MIRQYWLIAFYFCLVCSSFNTAYANTLEPNISSNVKLEPAFWWAGMQNPVLQLMLYSRDLPSSPQQLRVDIQGKGITLKSLEHTDNPHYLFINLDLSQAEPQTFELLISNTQSGATNPKTLYRLPYTLQARAPGSRERQGFSNKDVIYLITPDRFANGNPTNDNQANMLERTAPDNADGRHGGDIAGINQHLDYLAKLGVTQLWINPLLENNQAQYSYHGYSITDLYHVDPRFGSNEDYQALVAKAKKLGIGVIMDVVVNHIGSNHWWLKDLPSKDWLNNPAIENTPRYTSHRRTTVQDPYAAAQDKADFVDGWFTDTMPDLNQGNPKLATYLIQNSLWWVEYAGLSGIREDTYSYADKDFLAKWSKAVMEEYPNFNIVGEEWTANPITVSYWQKGKINPDGYTSDLPSLMDFPLYEKLIASLNEPEGWDTGFIKLYKMLANDVVYPSPSRLVLFEGNHDTNRLFSLVNENIDLYKMALTYVLTAKRIPQLFYGTEVLMTSPKEGRHDGVVRSDFPGGFANSKVSGFSGQGLTLAQSQAQEFVRTLLNYRKHSPALQSGDLLHFVPQDGVYVQFRCLANNAAPTKQHACHQADADKVMVIYHKNDQPQQLDLSRFKSVLGNSAAAMSILTGDKVKLNQPLNLPHAGIMLLEINND; from the coding sequence ATGATCCGTCAATATTGGCTAATAGCGTTTTACTTCTGTTTGGTTTGCTCTTCATTTAATACGGCCTATGCAAACACCTTAGAGCCGAATATATCATCGAATGTAAAACTTGAACCCGCTTTCTGGTGGGCGGGGATGCAAAATCCTGTGTTGCAATTGATGCTCTATAGCCGCGATTTACCAAGCTCACCCCAGCAGCTTAGGGTGGATATCCAAGGGAAAGGTATTACGCTAAAAAGCCTTGAACACACTGATAATCCTCACTATCTCTTTATCAATTTAGATCTGAGCCAAGCTGAGCCACAAACCTTTGAGTTGCTGATTTCCAACACCCAATCCGGCGCAACAAATCCAAAAACTCTCTATCGCCTACCCTATACCCTGCAAGCTCGGGCACCTGGCAGCCGTGAGCGCCAAGGATTTAGCAATAAGGATGTGATTTACCTTATCACCCCAGATAGATTCGCCAATGGTAATCCCACTAACGATAATCAAGCGAATATGCTGGAGCGCACCGCGCCCGATAACGCCGATGGCCGCCATGGTGGTGACATTGCAGGGATAAACCAGCACTTAGATTATCTGGCAAAACTTGGGGTGACTCAGTTATGGATAAACCCATTACTTGAAAATAATCAGGCGCAATATTCCTACCACGGTTACTCGATTACCGATTTATACCACGTCGATCCCCGCTTTGGGAGCAACGAGGATTATCAAGCCCTGGTCGCTAAGGCCAAAAAACTTGGCATTGGCGTGATTATGGACGTTGTAGTCAACCATATTGGCTCAAACCATTGGTGGCTTAAGGATTTACCCAGTAAAGATTGGTTAAACAATCCTGCAATTGAGAATACGCCCCGCTATACCAGCCATAGACGCACCACAGTGCAAGATCCCTACGCCGCTGCGCAGGATAAGGCCGACTTTGTCGACGGCTGGTTTACCGACACTATGCCGGATCTGAATCAAGGTAATCCCAAACTTGCCACCTATCTTATTCAAAACAGTCTTTGGTGGGTGGAGTACGCAGGGCTGTCGGGGATCCGCGAAGATACTTATTCCTACGCCGACAAAGACTTTTTGGCTAAATGGTCTAAGGCCGTGATGGAGGAATACCCGAATTTTAATATTGTCGGCGAGGAATGGACCGCCAATCCCATTACCGTGTCCTACTGGCAGAAGGGAAAAATCAATCCCGATGGTTATACCTCAGACTTACCCAGTTTGATGGATTTCCCGCTGTATGAAAAATTGATCGCCAGCCTCAATGAACCAGAGGGCTGGGATACAGGTTTTATCAAGCTTTACAAGATGTTAGCCAACGATGTGGTTTATCCGTCACCCAGTAGGCTAGTGCTATTTGAAGGCAATCACGACACCAATCGGCTCTTTAGTTTAGTGAACGAAAATATCGACTTGTACAAGATGGCACTCACCTATGTGCTTACGGCCAAACGTATTCCACAGTTGTTTTATGGCACCGAAGTGTTAATGACTAGTCCGAAAGAAGGCCGTCACGACGGTGTGGTGCGTAGCGACTTCCCCGGCGGATTTGCCAACAGCAAAGTGAGTGGTTTTAGCGGCCAAGGCTTAACGCTTGCACAATCACAGGCGCAGGAATTTGTTCGTACCTTACTCAACTACCGTAAACACTCCCCTGCGCTGCAATCGGGTGATTTACTGCATTTTGTACCGCAGGATGGCGTATATGTACAATTTAGATGCCTTGCGAATAACGCCGCCCCAACAAAACAGCATGCCTGTCACCAAGCGGATGCGGATAAAGTGATGGTGATCTACCACAAGAATGATCAGCCGCAGCAGCTTGATTTATCACGCTTTAAAAGCGTACTCGGTAACAGTGCCGCGGCAATGTCGATATTAACTGGCGATAAGGTCAAGCTTAATCAACCGCTTAATCTGCCTCATGCTGGAATAATGCTGCTCGAGATTAATAACGACTAA
- a CDS encoding TonB-dependent receptor — protein sequence MMRFKPSLLTLALVAAGASMHSYAADAVADKEAKAKEAEIEVIEVKGFRTSVIKSLNDKRFGDTVSESISADDLGALPDQSIADALTRLPGVTAVRTGGQASGLNIRGLDGDFVFATLNGHEQVTTGGKRAIEFDQYPSELISQAAVYKTPKASLIEGGVAGTVELKTADPLKSDKDQSFNINARGSFNDRADEISDAEQYGNRLSFAYQGKFLEDTLGVALGYAHLYQPYVASQFIGLRFNDDKKDVDGDGTTESISEGFEMQQKGGDDTRDGYMAAIHWQPVDSLSVKGDLFHSKFTSENFARGFRVKSLKNGTISDAVVENGSMTGGTVSVATDSTDDFSIFVINDNDSKYSELTSGSVNVEWNNGGALTVAADVSYSKADGEFVNGGTRAILYDDIGNEVRSAESVTYQLNGLSPADVSFTNDYTDTATLGLKQVGMWPYNQQNDLVAYKLDFNYVLDTSFISSVDFGVRYAEREFNAQRSQAGYGFEYDPNPSNQPALTLNSDMAKVVDFGGELSGYPSFLAIDFDKALELVNAQLAATGQSPFTPTANWDNNWTMIQSGSVNEDVLAGYVQGNLDFDLGDIKVTGNLGVRVVHTDQSSKGLQQVGYGLGEAITDELGVVSTDYIRNEVGQTYTDYLPSLNLTFHLTENDQLRFAAASVMSRPPINKLKSGMGSWYDNASTEGYKKYNAWGNTSPLLDPFYADQYDLSYEHYFEESEGAVVVALFYKDIKSFINDFTIQPYDFEGNGFIVPDTIVDNGVEFPVVKDEGQYQTAINNDNGGYIRGIELGYTQVFDFLPSPLSGLGFTGSYSYSDSEVEFTTDLSGSNLTIPLPGLSEDVLNTTLFYTLDGFDTRVSMRYRSGYVSEQVAVESQLAFFDAETIVDYQASYALENGLKFLFQINNLTDEPSKTYFGEEHQTGTIQYFGRQYFLGFSYSL from the coding sequence ATGATGCGATTTAAACCCAGTTTGCTGACCTTAGCGCTCGTCGCTGCAGGTGCTAGCATGCATTCCTACGCCGCAGATGCAGTGGCAGATAAAGAGGCTAAGGCAAAAGAAGCTGAAATTGAAGTAATTGAAGTTAAAGGCTTTAGAACCAGTGTTATCAAATCGCTCAATGATAAACGATTTGGTGATACTGTCTCGGAATCTATCTCAGCCGATGATCTTGGTGCACTACCCGATCAATCCATCGCCGATGCTCTAACGCGCTTACCCGGTGTGACTGCGGTGAGAACAGGCGGTCAAGCCAGTGGTCTGAATATTCGTGGCCTAGATGGTGATTTTGTATTCGCAACTCTCAATGGACATGAACAAGTCACAACGGGTGGCAAACGCGCCATTGAGTTTGATCAATACCCATCTGAATTAATTAGCCAAGCTGCCGTCTATAAAACACCAAAAGCATCACTCATTGAAGGTGGCGTTGCTGGTACTGTGGAATTAAAAACTGCAGACCCTCTTAAAAGTGATAAAGACCAATCATTTAACATCAATGCCCGCGGTAGTTTCAATGACAGAGCCGATGAAATTTCCGACGCCGAGCAATATGGCAATCGCCTAAGTTTTGCTTATCAAGGTAAGTTTCTGGAAGACACGCTTGGGGTCGCTCTCGGCTATGCGCACTTGTATCAACCTTATGTCGCTAGCCAATTCATCGGCTTACGTTTTAATGATGATAAAAAAGATGTCGACGGTGATGGCACCACTGAATCAATCAGTGAAGGTTTTGAAATGCAGCAAAAAGGGGGGGATGATACCCGTGATGGCTACATGGCTGCGATCCATTGGCAGCCTGTCGATAGTCTGAGCGTCAAGGGCGATCTATTCCATTCAAAGTTCACTTCTGAAAACTTTGCCCGTGGTTTCCGTGTTAAGTCATTGAAGAATGGCACTATCAGTGATGCCGTTGTCGAAAATGGATCAATGACAGGTGGTACTGTTTCTGTAGCTACCGATAGTACTGATGATTTTTCTATTTTCGTTATCAACGATAACGACTCTAAGTATTCCGAACTCACATCGGGTTCAGTCAATGTCGAGTGGAACAATGGCGGTGCACTAACCGTCGCTGCTGATGTGAGCTATTCAAAAGCCGATGGCGAGTTTGTCAACGGCGGCACCCGCGCCATATTGTACGATGACATTGGTAATGAAGTTCGTTCGGCAGAATCCGTTACGTATCAACTCAATGGCTTAAGTCCTGCGGATGTCAGCTTTACCAACGACTATACCGATACCGCCACTCTGGGTCTAAAACAAGTGGGTATGTGGCCCTATAATCAGCAAAATGATCTTGTCGCCTATAAATTAGACTTTAACTATGTTTTAGACACCAGCTTTATTTCTTCAGTTGATTTTGGTGTGCGCTATGCTGAGCGCGAGTTTAACGCTCAACGCTCACAAGCAGGCTACGGTTTTGAATATGATCCAAATCCAAGTAACCAACCAGCTCTAACGCTCAACAGCGATATGGCTAAAGTGGTTGATTTTGGTGGAGAGCTCTCTGGCTACCCTAGTTTCCTTGCAATTGACTTTGATAAAGCGCTTGAACTTGTTAACGCACAATTGGCAGCAACGGGTCAATCACCCTTTACCCCAACGGCAAATTGGGATAACAACTGGACAATGATCCAAAGTGGTTCGGTGAATGAAGACGTACTAGCGGGTTATGTTCAAGGTAATCTTGATTTTGACTTAGGCGATATTAAAGTCACAGGTAACCTGGGTGTGCGTGTTGTTCACACAGACCAAAGCAGTAAAGGTCTACAACAAGTTGGCTATGGTCTAGGCGAAGCGATTACCGATGAGTTGGGTGTCGTGAGCACGGATTATATCCGCAATGAAGTTGGTCAAACCTATACCGATTATCTGCCATCACTCAACTTAACCTTCCACCTGACTGAAAACGATCAACTGCGTTTTGCTGCAGCATCAGTGATGTCACGTCCTCCGATTAACAAATTAAAGTCTGGTATGGGGTCTTGGTACGATAATGCCTCCACAGAAGGATATAAAAAGTACAATGCGTGGGGTAATACCAGTCCGCTATTAGATCCTTTCTATGCGGATCAATATGACTTGTCCTACGAGCACTACTTTGAAGAATCTGAAGGTGCGGTCGTTGTAGCCTTGTTCTACAAAGATATTAAATCTTTCATTAACGACTTTACTATTCAACCTTATGACTTTGAAGGTAATGGATTTATTGTTCCCGATACTATTGTTGATAATGGCGTAGAATTCCCTGTTGTGAAGGATGAAGGTCAATATCAAACTGCGATCAACAACGACAATGGCGGTTATATTCGTGGTATCGAATTGGGTTATACCCAAGTGTTTGATTTCCTTCCATCACCATTGAGTGGTCTTGGTTTTACTGGTAGTTACTCCTATTCAGACAGTGAAGTGGAATTTACTACCGACTTAAGTGGATCAAACTTAACCATTCCATTGCCAGGTCTATCAGAAGATGTATTGAATACAACCTTATTTTATACATTGGACGGATTCGATACCCGCGTGAGCATGAGATATCGCAGTGGTTATGTATCGGAGCAAGTTGCAGTTGAGTCACAACTCGCCTTCTTCGATGCTGAAACAATTGTGGATTATCAAGCATCATATGCACTGGAAAATGGGCTTAAGTTTTTATTCCAAATTAATAACTTAACCGATGAGCCAAGCAAAACCTATTTTGGTGAAGAACACCAAACAGGCACTATTCAATACTTCGGTAGACAGTATTTCCTAGGTTTTAGTTATTCTCTGTAA
- a CDS encoding alpha-glucosidase, translating into MSELTWWRGAVIYQIYPRSLLDTNGDGVGDLRGIITKLDYIASLNVDAIWISPFFKSPMADFGYDISDYREVDPLFGSMQDFDELIEKAHQRGIKVIIDQVLSHTSDQHAWFIESRESRSNPKADWYVWADPKDDGTAPNNWLAIFGGCAWEWEPRRQQYYLHNFLRSQPDINFHNPQVRQAVLDNVEFWLKKGVDGFRLDAITFCYHDEQLRDNPAKPKDKRQGRGFSEDNPYAYQYHYYNNDRPQTIQFIEDLRKLINRYPGAVTLGEVSAEDSLAVMAAYTKGEDRLHMAYSFELLTEDYSAAYIRQTVEALEASIGDGWPCWAIGNHDVQRVASRWGQGIPDSDCVKMLNAMLSSLRGSVCSYQGEELGLTEAPIEYHELQDPFGKTFWPMFKGRDGCRTPMPWQQHEDFGGFSQVSPWLPVAAAHREFAVDVQEANPDSTLNGYRRFLAWRKSQPVLIEGDIQFIDAPEPLLVFVRSLGQQRVLVCFNLMAADTTLSLAGLEIQQELTGHGLKTAQLAGEMLKFAAFACYYAVLK; encoded by the coding sequence ATGAGTGAGTTAACTTGGTGGCGTGGAGCCGTGATCTATCAAATCTACCCACGCAGCCTTTTGGATACCAATGGCGATGGTGTCGGCGATTTGCGCGGTATTATTACTAAGTTAGATTACATTGCTAGCCTGAATGTCGATGCCATTTGGATTTCGCCTTTCTTTAAATCGCCGATGGCGGACTTTGGTTACGATATCAGTGATTATCGCGAAGTGGATCCGCTCTTTGGTTCGATGCAGGATTTTGATGAACTGATTGAAAAAGCGCATCAACGTGGGATTAAGGTCATTATCGATCAAGTGCTAAGCCACACCTCAGATCAGCATGCTTGGTTTATCGAGAGTAGAGAAAGCCGGAGCAATCCCAAGGCAGACTGGTATGTATGGGCCGATCCTAAGGACGACGGTACCGCCCCTAACAACTGGTTAGCCATTTTCGGTGGCTGTGCCTGGGAGTGGGAGCCGCGCAGACAACAATACTATTTACATAACTTCCTGCGTAGCCAACCCGATATTAATTTCCATAACCCGCAGGTGCGCCAAGCTGTGCTGGATAATGTCGAGTTCTGGCTTAAAAAGGGCGTCGATGGTTTCCGCTTAGATGCGATTACCTTCTGTTATCACGATGAGCAGCTCAGGGATAATCCTGCCAAGCCTAAGGATAAACGTCAGGGCCGAGGTTTTAGTGAAGATAATCCTTACGCCTATCAATATCATTATTACAATAATGACCGACCACAAACTATTCAGTTTATTGAAGATCTGCGTAAGCTTATCAACCGCTATCCCGGTGCCGTTACCTTAGGTGAAGTGTCCGCCGAAGACTCGCTCGCCGTAATGGCCGCCTACACTAAGGGCGAAGATCGTTTGCATATGGCCTACAGTTTTGAGCTGTTAACCGAGGATTATAGCGCTGCCTATATTCGCCAAACGGTCGAAGCATTAGAGGCCAGTATCGGCGATGGTTGGCCCTGCTGGGCAATAGGCAACCATGATGTGCAACGGGTGGCGAGCCGTTGGGGGCAGGGTATCCCCGATTCGGATTGCGTCAAAATGCTCAATGCTATGCTCAGTTCCCTGCGTGGCAGTGTGTGTAGCTACCAAGGTGAAGAGCTGGGATTAACCGAAGCGCCCATAGAATACCATGAGCTGCAGGACCCCTTCGGCAAAACCTTCTGGCCAATGTTTAAGGGGCGAGATGGTTGCCGTACTCCTATGCCTTGGCAACAGCATGAAGATTTCGGTGGCTTTAGCCAGGTATCGCCTTGGTTGCCCGTGGCCGCAGCCCACCGAGAATTCGCCGTAGATGTGCAAGAAGCCAATCCAGATTCCACGCTCAATGGTTATCGTCGCTTCCTTGCGTGGCGTAAATCCCAGCCTGTGCTTATCGAGGGGGATATTCAATTTATCGATGCACCCGAGCCGTTATTGGTTTTTGTGCGCAGCTTAGGACAACAGCGCGTGTTGGTCTGCTTTAACCTTATGGCGGCAGATACCACGCTCAGTCTGGCGGGGCTTGAGATACAACAGGAACTCACGGGGCACGGGTTGAAAACCGCGCAATTAGCCGGAGAAATGTTGAAGTTTGCCGCATTTGCCTGCTATTACGCGGTGTTAAAGTAA
- a CDS encoding sugar MFS transporter — protein MASSINTSSPTSSVSDAGNGNYRFALVSLTSLFFMWGFITCLNDILIPHLKAVFSLNYTQAMLIQFCFFGAYFLVSIPAGNLVKKLGYQKGIVTGLVIASIGCALFYPAATLATYGLFLAALFVLASGITILQVAANPYVNALGSSETASSRLNLTQAFNSLGTTVAPFFGSILILSVAASVSADLAQANAEAEVVKLPYLLLSAALAVLAIIFAKLNLPTIREHTEGALGETQTHLGKTSALQSTHLVLGAVGIFVYVGAEVSIGSFLVNFLGESHIAAMPEEQAAHYIAYYWGGAMVGRFIGSAVMQKIPAGTVLAFNALMAALLVVIAMTTSGSVAMWAILGVGLFNSIMFPTIFSLALRDLGPHTSQGSGILCLAIVGGAVVPLLQGVLADNLGIQLAFILPVICYGFILFYGAKGSKM, from the coding sequence ATGGCGTCATCAATTAACACTAGTAGCCCCACGAGCAGCGTGAGCGATGCCGGAAACGGTAACTATCGTTTCGCACTCGTGTCATTGACTTCACTGTTTTTTATGTGGGGTTTTATCACCTGTTTAAACGATATCCTGATCCCGCATCTTAAAGCGGTATTTTCATTGAACTATACCCAGGCGATGTTGATCCAGTTTTGCTTCTTCGGTGCTTATTTTCTGGTGTCTATCCCCGCGGGGAATTTAGTGAAAAAGCTGGGTTACCAGAAGGGAATTGTCACAGGTTTAGTGATTGCCAGTATAGGTTGTGCGCTGTTTTATCCCGCGGCAACACTGGCGACTTACGGTTTATTCCTTGCGGCCTTATTTGTGCTCGCATCTGGGATCACCATACTCCAAGTGGCGGCGAACCCCTATGTTAATGCGCTGGGGAGCAGCGAGACCGCCTCGAGTCGTTTGAATTTAACCCAAGCATTTAACTCTTTGGGGACGACGGTTGCGCCATTCTTTGGGTCAATATTGATTTTATCCGTTGCGGCATCGGTTTCGGCGGATTTAGCCCAAGCCAATGCTGAAGCGGAAGTGGTGAAATTACCTTACTTGCTGCTCTCTGCGGCGTTAGCGGTTTTAGCCATCATTTTTGCTAAGTTAAATTTACCCACTATTCGTGAACATACCGAGGGTGCGTTGGGGGAAACTCAGACTCACTTAGGCAAGACGAGCGCACTGCAGAGTACGCACCTGGTACTGGGTGCCGTAGGCATCTTCGTTTATGTCGGGGCGGAAGTGTCGATCGGCAGTTTCCTCGTTAACTTCTTAGGTGAGTCGCATATTGCCGCTATGCCAGAGGAACAAGCGGCTCATTATATTGCCTATTATTGGGGCGGCGCTATGGTAGGGCGGTTTATTGGCTCGGCTGTGATGCAAAAAATTCCGGCGGGAACCGTGCTCGCTTTTAATGCCCTCATGGCGGCGTTACTTGTCGTTATTGCTATGACCACCAGTGGCAGTGTGGCCATGTGGGCGATTTTGGGGGTTGGCTTATTTAACTCTATTATGTTCCCAACCATCTTTAGTCTCGCGCTGCGGGATTTGGGGCCCCATACGTCACAGGGGAGCGGTATTTTGTGTTTGGCCATTGTTGGCGGCGCGGTTGTGCCATTACTTCAAGGTGTGCTGGCCGATAATTTGGGTATTCAACTGGCCTTTATTTTGCCAGTGATCTGCTACGGTTTTATTTTGTTCTACGGTGCCAAAGGCTCAAAAATGTAG
- a CDS encoding RsmB/NOP family class I SAM-dependent RNA methyltransferase, whose translation MLNSPLSASSNELVISILTMVLSQGKPLDRAYSQHFSGLQLVPAEQARIALVTGDILRRLNLYCFLAEISPDEMERFGSKLLNAWHLFHNLDLPKMQYSLPVDSSRLAERIEQAKGKPVLWDGCPEWLDTMGHEQLGDGWQRERAALSMAPKRFLRVNGLKVTREELAQKLAAEYVSTLVVPEVDSALEVTSDSALFRTNSFKEGLFEQQDAGSQRVAAALDAKPGMRVIDACAGAGGKTLHIAAQMQGKGRLLAMDVEQWKLDKLKERARRNGAHNVETRLIASSKTIKRLKLTADRVLLDVPCSGLGVLKRNPDAKWRDTAERLPVLMDLQKHILNSYSRMVKVGGIVVYATCSIFPCENRGQIDAFLAENPNFRLIEDETISPADTGFDGFYLAKLERIQE comes from the coding sequence ATGTTGAATTCTCCGCTTTCTGCCAGCTCGAACGAATTAGTGATCAGTATCTTAACTATGGTGTTGAGCCAAGGAAAACCCCTAGATCGGGCTTATTCTCAGCATTTTTCTGGGTTGCAACTCGTGCCCGCCGAACAGGCGCGGATCGCCCTGGTGACCGGAGATATTCTGCGCCGCTTGAATCTTTACTGTTTCCTCGCGGAAATTAGCCCAGATGAAATGGAGCGATTCGGTTCTAAATTACTGAACGCTTGGCATTTATTTCACAATCTTGATTTACCTAAAATGCAGTATTCATTGCCTGTGGATAGTAGCCGCCTTGCCGAGCGTATCGAACAAGCTAAAGGCAAACCTGTGCTGTGGGACGGTTGTCCCGAGTGGCTCGATACTATGGGTCATGAGCAGTTAGGTGATGGATGGCAAAGGGAACGGGCGGCTTTAAGCATGGCGCCAAAGCGTTTTTTACGGGTTAACGGCCTAAAAGTGACCCGTGAAGAATTAGCCCAAAAACTTGCCGCAGAATATGTGAGTACGCTGGTGGTACCTGAAGTGGATTCTGCGCTCGAGGTTACCTCTGACTCGGCGTTGTTCCGTACCAACAGTTTTAAAGAGGGTTTGTTTGAGCAGCAAGATGCGGGCTCACAGCGGGTTGCGGCAGCGCTAGATGCCAAACCGGGCATGAGAGTCATCGATGCCTGCGCCGGCGCCGGCGGTAAAACCTTACATATTGCCGCGCAAATGCAGGGCAAAGGGCGTTTGCTGGCCATGGATGTGGAGCAATGGAAGCTCGATAAACTCAAAGAACGTGCCCGTCGCAATGGCGCCCACAATGTCGAGACGCGCCTTATCGCCAGTAGCAAGACCATCAAACGGTTAAAATTGACCGCAGATCGGGTTCTGCTCGATGTGCCATGCTCCGGATTAGGCGTGCTGAAACGTAATCCCGATGCAAAATGGCGCGATACTGCCGAGCGTTTACCGGTACTGATGGACCTGCAAAAACACATTCTCAATAGCTACAGCCGAATGGTTAAAGTGGGTGGGATAGTGGTTTATGCCACCTGTTCAATCTTCCCCTGTGAAAATCGTGGTCAAATAGACGCATTTTTGGCTGAGAATCCAAACTTTCGCTTAATTGAAGATGAAACGATTAGCCCCGCGGATACTGGCTTTGATGGTTTTTATCTAGCAAAATTGGAACGCATTCAAGAGTAA